In Erigeron canadensis isolate Cc75 chromosome 1, C_canadensis_v1, whole genome shotgun sequence, a single window of DNA contains:
- the LOC122585362 gene encoding putative F-box protein PP2-B12 yields the protein MRNQMLKMENGSFEIEDGFFGSLPEGFVAKALSLTSPKDACRLSLVCSLFRSAAEWDAVWEAFLPEDCRTAVEHGGGGCLSKKELFLRLCDRPLIIDGGHKSFSLDKQTGKKCYMLAARDLSIVWSDTPRYWRWISLPESRFKEVAELISVCWFEVHGRIKTRMLSPNTIYTAFMVFKWTSENHGFGYQPAEVSIGLSGLESHQTQTIFLEPEGEPIRHYPVVPRRRMGMFNRGRVLNPTLVVPFNTCSNGNRPKQREDGWMEIELGEYFVKNGEEGELEMSITEVKSGNWKGGLVIQGIEIRPKHCNNKS from the exons ATGAGAAATCAGAtgttaaaaatggaaaatggaaGTTTTGAAATTGAAGATGGGTTTTTTGGGTCATTGCCAGAAGGTTTTGTAGCAAAAGCTTTATCTTTAACAAGTCCAAAAGATGCATGTAGACTGTCTTTAGTTTGTTCACTTTTTAGGTCTGCTGCTGAATGGGATGCTGTTTGGGAAGCTTTCTTGCCGGAGGATTGCCGCACGGCGGTGGAACACGGTGGCGGTGGGTGTTTGAGCAAGAAAGAGTTGTTTCTTCGTTTGTGTGATCGCCCACTTATTATTGACGGTGGACATAAG AGCTTCTCATTGGACAAGCAAACCGGAAAGAAATGCTATATGTTGGCTGCCAGAGACTTGTCAATCGTTTGGAGTGATACTCCGAGATATTGGAGATGGATTTCATTACCCGAATCAAG GTTCAAAGAAGTAGCTGAGCTTATAAGTGTATGCTGGTTTGAAGTCCATGGCAGGATCAAGACAAGAATGTTATCACCAAACACAATTTACACAGCATTCATGGTGTTCAAATGGACATCAGAAAACCACGGATTCGGGTACCAACCAGCAGAGGTTTCAATTGGGCTAAGTGGGCTCGAAAGCCATCAGACCCAAACAATCTTTCTTGAGCCCGAAGGTGAGCCAATAAGGCATTACCCAGTCGTGCCAAGAAGACGAATGGGTATGTTTAACAGGGGTCGGGTTCTGAACCCGACCCTGGTCGTGCCATTCAACACGTGTTCGAATGGAAACAGGCCAAAACAAAGAGAAGATGGATGGATGGAAATTGAACTTGGTGAGTATTTTGTAAAGAATGGTGAAGAAGGTGAACTTGAAATGAGTATCACAGAAGTAAAAAGTGGAAATTGGAAAGGTGGGCTTGTCATTCAAGGAATTGAGATTAGGCCTAAAcattgtaataataaaagttaa
- the LOC122582177 gene encoding uncharacterized protein LOC122582177 isoform X2, which translates to MCLPNEAMSRTAIAFAKLADTAREELPSTMAAIRLSGMEISDLTLELSDLSHEISDGVNKSAQAVQAAEAGVRHIGSLARHKTMSMIEERANLPVISIQPVVAGVAKKTSQAVGHASKTFMNMISGGDSDDSTLEDGRPAHVDTLES; encoded by the exons GCTATGAGCAGAACTGCAATTGCTTTTGCAAAGTTGGCAGATACTGCTCGTGAGGAACTTCCTAGTACAATGGCTGCAATCAGGCTTTCTGGCATGGAAATCAGTGATCTTACCCTCGAGCTTAGTGACTTGAG TCACGAGATCTCTGACGGGGTAAACAAGTCTGCTCAAGCTGTGCAAGCAGCAGAAGCTGGGGTTCGACACATTGGTTCTTTGGCTCGACACAAAACTATGT CCATGATTGAGGAACGAGCAAACCTTCCTGTCATCTCAATACAACCAGTTGTTGCTGGGGTTGCAAAGAAGACTTCACAGGCTGTGGGACATGCCAGTAAAACCTTTATGAATATGATATCTGGAGGTGACTCCGATGACTCCACTTTAGAAGATGGAAGACCTGCCCATGTTGATACCTTAGAGTCTTAG